A section of the Ovis canadensis isolate MfBH-ARS-UI-01 breed Bighorn chromosome 1, ARS-UI_OviCan_v2, whole genome shotgun sequence genome encodes:
- the HMGB4 gene encoding high mobility group protein B4 has protein sequence MGKRDHLKPKANVSSYIHFLLNYRNKFKEQQPNTYLGFKEFSRKCSEKWRSISKHEKAKYEALAKLDKARYQEEMMNYLGRRKKRRKRDPHAPRRPPSSFLLFCQDHYAQLKSENPSWSVVQVAKASGKMWSAKTDVDKQPYEQRAALLRAKYREELSVYRNQFKPRKTRLQESATNQCRGLEQAESDTTDGSN, from the coding sequence ATGGGAAAAAGAGATCACCTAAAGCCTAAGGCAAATGTCTCTTCTTACATCCACTTTTTGCTGAATTACAGAAACAAGTTCAAGGAGCAGCAGCCCAATACCTACCTTGGCTTTAAAGAGTTTTCTAGAAAGTGTTCGGAAAAATGGAGATCCATCTCAAAGCATGAAAAGGCCAAATATGAAGCCCTGGCCAAGCTCGACAAAGCCCGATACCAAGAAGAGATGATGAATTACCTAggcaggaggaagaaaaggagaaagcggGACCCCCACGCACCCAGACGGCCTCCATCGTCCTTCCTACTCTTCTGCCAAGACCATTACGCCCAGCTCAAGAGTGAGAACCCAAGCTGGTCAGTGGTACAGGTGGCCAAGGCCTCGGGGAAGATGTGGTCTGCAAAGACGGATGTAGACAAGCAGCCCTACGAACAAAGGGCAGCTCTCCTGAGAGCTAAGTACCGAGAGGAACTCAGCGTCTACCGTAATCAATTCAAGCCCCGGAAGACGCGCTTGCAAGAGTCGGCTACGAACCAGTGCAGAGGGCTCGAGCAagctgagtcagacacaaccgacgGATCCAACTAG